The Streptomyces sp. NBC_00659 genomic interval GCCGGTTCATGGACGAGCGCGCCGAGCGGCTGAGCCTCGCGCTCGCCACGGTGTTCCGGGGCATGTACCGCCGTATGGTCATCCCCGCGGGACCGCTCTACCGGCTCCCGCTTCCCTCGATACGCGCATTCGACCGCGCATTGGCCGATTTGCACGCGCTCGTCGACGAGATCATCGACGAGCGGCGGGCATCTGGTCAAAAGCCGAACGATTTGCTGACGGCATTGCTGGAGGCGAAGAACGATGACGGCGACCCGATAGACGAGCAGGAGATCCACGACCAAGTCGTCGCGATCCTCACCCCCGGCAGTGAAACCATCGCCTCCACGATCATGTGGTTGCTTCAAGTCTTGACGGAACATCCGGAACAGGCGGACAAAGTGGCCGCAGAGGTCCGTTCCGTCGCGGGAGACCGGCCCGTCGGATTCGGTGACGTCCGGAAGCTGTCGCACACGAACAATGTCGTCGTCGAGGCGATGCGTTTACGCCCGGCCGTATGGATATTGACGCGGCGCGCGGTGGCCGAAACCGAGCTGGGCGGCTATCGCATTCCGGCCGGTGCCGACATCGTCTACAGCCCGTACGCGATCCAGCGCGACCCCCGTTCGTACCAGGAGCATCTGGATTTCGATCCCGACCGCTGGCTTCCGGAACGCTCCAAGGACATCCCGAAGTATGCAATGCGCCCCTTCAGTGTGGGCAACCGCAAGTGCCCGAGCGACCACTTCTCGATGGCACTGCTCTCCCTGATCACCGCCACCGTGGCGTCCCGGTGGCGCTTCGAGCCGGTGTCCGGGTCCAGCGACGCGACCCGCGTCGGCATCACCCTGCGGCCCCACGGCCTGCGGCTGAAGGCCCGGTCGCGCTAGGGCCTCGGCCCGGCCGGTGTCCGGTCCGCACGTCCACCGGCGCATGTTCAGGCCGCCCTCGGGCCCCTGAACGTGCGCCGGTAAGCCTGCGGGGTCGTCCCCAGGCTCCGTACGAACTGATGGCGCAGCGCCGCCGCGTTGCCGAAGCCTGCGCGGCCCGCGATCGCGTCCATCGTCTCGTCCGTGGCTTCCAGCAGCTCCTGTGCCAACAGCACCCGTTGACGCAGGATCCAGCGGTAGGGCGTGGTCCCGGTCTCCTGCTGGAAGCGGCGCGCGAAGGTGCGCGGCGCCATATGGGCGCGGGCTGCGAGCTGTTCGACGGTCGTCTCCTCGTCGAGGTGCCGCTGCATCCACACCAGCACCTCGCCGACCGTGTCGTACTGCGAACGGGGCAGGGGCCGCTCGATGTACTGGGCCTGCCCGCCGTCGCGGTGCGGAGGCACCACCATCCGGCGGGCGATGGTGTTGGCCACCTCGGGGCCCTGCTCCTTGCGGACGATGTGCAGACAGGCATCGATGCCGGCCGCGGTGCCGGCCGAGGTGATCACCGGGTCCTCGTCCACGTACAGGACGTCGGGTTCGACGATCGCCCGCGGGTACTGCCGGGCCAGCTCGTCGACGTGCTGCCAGTGCACGGCGCAGCGCCTGCCGTCCAGGAGCCCGGCCGCGCCGAGCGCGAAGACCCCGGAGCAGACGCTGAGCACCCGGGCCCCGCGGTCCACCACACGGCGCAGCGCCGCGAGCAGTTCGGGCGGATAGCCGCGTACGGCGTAGGTGTCCCCGGCGGGCACGACCACCAGGTCGGCCTCTTCGAGCCGGTCGAGACCGTACGGAGTGGAGACCGTGAACCCGGGGACGTGGGTGCCGAGTGTCGGCCCTTCGGCGGACACGACCGCGAACTCGTAGACGGGCAAGCCCTCGTCGCTGCGGTCGAGGCCGAACACCTCGCAGACGACGCCGAGTTCGAAGGGATGCACGCCGTCGAGCAGGACGGCCGCCACGTTGTTCAGCATGCTGCCAGTGTGCCGTGGAAGTGGCAGTAATTCGAGGGTCTGCGGCAGCTCTGCCACTGACGGTAAGGAGTCATCGACGCGACACTAGTGTCATGAACTCAGCGATGGACAACCTCGTCGGAATCCTGGCCGTTCTCGCGATCTTCACGGCCGTGGCGCTCCCCTCCCTGATCGGGCTCGCCCGCGAGCGGCGCGTGGACCGTCAGCTCAGGGCGGCCGCCCGCCCCCGCCAGGACGCCGGGCGGCCGCCGCGCCCTCACTCCTTCGTCACCACCACCGTGACCGCCCACTCCTGAAGCCCGTCGCAGGAGACCCGGGCCGGATCACTCGGACACATCGGCCGGGACGACGTCAGCCGGACCGTTCCCGGCGAGACCGCCTTGTAGGCGGCGGACGCGTCGCCCGGCTGGAGGACGATGCCGCTGTTGGTGGCCTCCAGACCGCTGCCGTCGGCCTTCACGGGTGCCCAGGGCCTGCGCGTGGTGCCGTCCAGGGAGACGCGGACGGTCTCGCCGGGCGCCAGACAGTACGTGTCGCCGGTGTCGGCGGCGCCGAGCTCCGCCTTCGCCGTGGCGCAGCCCCCGGGCGACCGGGAGGGTGACGTGGTGGGCGACGGCGACACGGTGCCGCTGCCGCCCGCGTCGCCTCCACTCTGTGTGCCGCAGCCCGCGAGAAGCAGGGTCAGAGCGGTGAGGGCGATGATCCGGGTGTGGGTCGATCGACGCATGGGGTGGCCTCCTTGCGGGTTGGACGTGCCACCGGGGGATCAGGATCCATCCCGGCGTGCGACAGGGCCCCGGCCGCCATCGCGGCCGGGGCCCTGTCAGCTGTCACCCGGCCGCTGCGGCGGCGCCGGCCACGACCGGGCCGGCGGAGGGCGGACGGTCAGAAGTCCTCGTCGAAGTCGACGGTGCCCTCCACCGCGACCTGGTACGCGGACGGCCGGCGCTCGAAGAAGTTCGTCAGCTCCTGGACACCCTGGAGCTCCATGAAGGAGAACGGGTTCTCCGAGCCGTACACCGGCGCGAAGCCCAGCCGCTGAAGGCGCTGGTCCGCCACGCACTCCAGGTACTGCCGCATCGAGTCGGTGTTCATGCCCGGCAGACCCTCGCCGCACAGGTCGCGGCCGAACTGCAGCTCCGCCTCGACGGCCTCGCGCAGCATGTCGGTCACCTGCTCCTGGAGCCGGTCGTCGAAGAGCTCCGGCTCCTCCTTGCGGACGGTGTCGACGACCTCGAAGGCGAAGCTCATGTGCATCGTCTCGTCACGGAACACCCAGTTGGTGCCCGTCGCCAGACCGTGCAGCAGACCCCGGCTGCGGAACCAGTAGACGTACGCGAAGGCCCCGTAGAAGAAGAGTCCCTCGATGCACGCGGCGAAGCAGATCAGGTTCAGCAGGAAGCGGCGGCGGTCGGCCTTGCTCTCCAGCCGGTCCAGCTTCTCCACCGAGTCCATCCACTTGAAGCAGAACTGCGCCTTCTCGCGGATGGAGGGGATGCTCTCGACGGCCGCGAAGGCCGCGGTGCGGTCCTCGGGGTCGGGCAGGTAGGTGTCGAGCAGCGTCAGATAGAACTGGACGTGCACGGCCTCCTCGAAGAGCTGCCGGCTCAGGTAGAGCCGCGCCTCGGGGGAGTTGATGTGCTTGTACAGCGTCAGCACGAGGTTGTTCGACACGATCGAGTCGCCCGTCGCGAAGAACGCGACCAGCCGGCCGATCATGTGCTGCTCACCCGGCGTCAGCTTCGCGAGGTCGGCGACGTCCGAGTGGAGGTCGACCTCCTCGACGGTCCAGGTGTTCTTGATCGCGTCCCGGTAGCGCTCGTAGAAGTCCGGGTAGCGCATGGGACGCAGGGTCAGTTCGAAGCCCGGGTCGAGCAGGTTTTTCTCGGACGCGGCCTTCTCGGTGGTGGTGTCGCTCATTACTGGCAGGCCTCGCAGGACTCGGGGTTTTCCAGAGAGCAGGCGACGGCGTCGGGGTCGGCGACCTGCTGGACGGGGATGGTCTTCTCGGGCTGCGCCTGTGCCTGGGCCGC includes:
- a CDS encoding bifunctional albaflavenone monooxygenase/terpene synthase — translated: MTVDAVRPEVRELSVPPLAGGGLPVLGHGWKLVRDPLGFLARLRDHGDVVRLRMGPKTVYAVTTPALTGALALSPDYEIGGPLWESLEGLLGKQGVATANGALHRRQRRTIQPAFRADIIPEYGPIMEEESKAFAERWESGTAVDCTSESFRVAVRVAARCLLRGRFMDERAERLSLALATVFRGMYRRMVIPAGPLYRLPLPSIRAFDRALADLHALVDEIIDERRASGQKPNDLLTALLEAKNDDGDPIDEQEIHDQVVAILTPGSETIASTIMWLLQVLTEHPEQADKVAAEVRSVAGDRPVGFGDVRKLSHTNNVVVEAMRLRPAVWILTRRAVAETELGGYRIPAGADIVYSPYAIQRDPRSYQEHLDFDPDRWLPERSKDIPKYAMRPFSVGNRKCPSDHFSMALLSLITATVASRWRFEPVSGSSDATRVGITLRPHGLRLKARSR
- a CDS encoding GlxA family transcriptional regulator, encoding MLNNVAAVLLDGVHPFELGVVCEVFGLDRSDEGLPVYEFAVVSAEGPTLGTHVPGFTVSTPYGLDRLEEADLVVVPAGDTYAVRGYPPELLAALRRVVDRGARVLSVCSGVFALGAAGLLDGRRCAVHWQHVDELARQYPRAIVEPDVLYVDEDPVITSAGTAAGIDACLHIVRKEQGPEVANTIARRMVVPPHRDGGQAQYIERPLPRSQYDTVGEVLVWMQRHLDEETTVEQLAARAHMAPRTFARRFQQETGTTPYRWILRQRVLLAQELLEATDETMDAIAGRAGFGNAAALRHQFVRSLGTTPQAYRRTFRGPRAA
- a CDS encoding ribonucleotide-diphosphate reductase subunit beta: MSDTTTEKAASEKNLLDPGFELTLRPMRYPDFYERYRDAIKNTWTVEEVDLHSDVADLAKLTPGEQHMIGRLVAFFATGDSIVSNNLVLTLYKHINSPEARLYLSRQLFEEAVHVQFYLTLLDTYLPDPEDRTAAFAAVESIPSIREKAQFCFKWMDSVEKLDRLESKADRRRFLLNLICFAACIEGLFFYGAFAYVYWFRSRGLLHGLATGTNWVFRDETMHMSFAFEVVDTVRKEEPELFDDRLQEQVTDMLREAVEAELQFGRDLCGEGLPGMNTDSMRQYLECVADQRLQRLGFAPVYGSENPFSFMELQGVQELTNFFERRPSAYQVAVEGTVDFDEDF